TTTCCGACGTCGATTGTCGGCACATGCCGTAAAAGTCAACGCACCATCCCGCAATGAGCGACACAATCGCAGATTTCAGCTGAACACCGCAATGTGACGAAATAGCGGGCTGCGGAGCTGACTGACTTCCTGTGAGCGCCACACGAGACGCGCGCCTCGTATTCGACACACTCGAGATGCCACAAAAGTAGTTGCTCTATTGCCGGCTCTCTTCGCCCTGTTTCACCCCCCAACCCACCCCCTTACAGACGATACGACGGCGTACAAATCGGTGATTGAGCGAAGCGGCTGCTGAACTTTCAGTTTTTGcaaaagcaagaagaaaagatggAAGAAGGACATGGGCGAGAAAAGGAGGTACAGACTTTAGCTcttcaaattattttcaattctcTTTTACTTACAAACTTCAAAATGAAAACTACAAACTTCAAAATGAAAACTCAAAGCTAATCAACAATAATCGCGGTATGTGAGAAAAGGTTTTCGGGATGATGCTTTTGGCATTCTTGTTAGCATCGAACGAGTCTGCACTTGTCACACGCCTTGCTTTTCTAGCTGTAACGCTGCTGTCAGCCACCAGGGGACGTCTGTGCGGCTAAAGTGGCTTTCTGGAAACACTTACGCGCTATGTGAAATTAGAAAGAATTAGTTCAAATCGGATCCAGGGAAGCATCAGGAAACagtaacccccccaaaaaattgtcAACATGTACATTTTTAATTATCAAAGTCGTAAACTAGATGTCAGGAATCGTTTACGCAGAAAGAGGAAGTGGTTTACCGGTTGAGGGTTTATTCACTTTTCCCTTTTGCTGTCAGATAACAAACTGACTGCATGCCAATGCTCGGTGTGCACGTTGCTCAATGTGACCCTTCAAAAATAGAAGATGAATGTGCGCGTGTTCGCGCACGACTTCCGGGCTGTGCGATAATTTCATTATCCATCGAATGTGGGCAATGTGAAACCTTGGACTGCAGTTGACACGGATCAACCATACGTTGACAGCTgtatctgtttgtgtgtgtccaaaATGTTGTGTAAATCTGATTCCAACTTGGTTCTGTCCCTCAGGAGACGGCGCCACTGCCGTCACCGCCCTCACGGCCCTCTGTGGCTGAACTTGCCGGAAGGTTCAAAGTTTCGTCTCCTCCCTTTGCCAGCGAGACAGTAAGTTTGAGTTTGTAAGCCATCCAGCCTGGTTGTACTTTTCAAGTTTTTGAATGGAGGGCTGGCACTTTAGTTGCTTGTCAGGATTACGGCAGCTCTCGgagcgctgtgtgtgtgtgtgtatgttttgtttgtgttttcttttgtgtcAAAAGTTTGAGAATTACTTTCACACTTGAAACGTCTGTCAGGAAGCGCCGGTCAGACGTCGAGCCCCTCGCTCTTTACAACTGCCAAAAAGCCATGAAGATGAGCAGGAGGTGAGCAAAGCGTGCGCTCCGTGTGAAAATAGTGTGACTATCAAACGAATGTTTCCGTTTGTCAGAGACCTTCTGGCGTGACTTCACCTGTCAAAGCCAAGAGGAACTCTGCCCTGGTTGAGAAGCTTCAGGTGGGTCTGTGCTCTCATTCTGTGTGGCTATGACATCATGGCACTTCCTCCCCCAGGCCAACCTTGCTCTGTCCCCCGCTGCCCTGCTGCCCTTGCCCATGAGCGCTAGCTtcaggctgccgccgccgctcttCAAACCGCCAACACCCACCGCAGGGAGCCCCTCGTCCACGCCAACGTCTCCCGGCCCCAATTTTACACCTCTGGCAAGTGAGGAGGAGGGACCGGTGTCATTCGAAGCTCCACCCGCAGCGGCGGCAGAGGGATGCCTCTTGAACGTCAGCAAGGTCGGCTGGATTTTTCTCCATCACTCCTTGTCAATCAAAGTAATTGAATAGGTTTTGATTGATTGTCCTCTAGAGCCGAGCGCGCCACTCTATCAGGCGACGCCCTCCTTCCCGCCACCGCGCGAAGTCCGGTAGTGGAGCGGAAGTGGGCGTGGCCACAGAGGAGTTGGACATCGCCAAAAGCCAATCAAACCGTAACACGACCCTGGGAGCGGCTGATGTCTTTGCTCATGACAACAGGAATCGTTCCAAGGAGGGCGCATCAGAAGAAGGACGCACTGATGAGCAAGGAGAACGGCAGTGAGAGGCAGGTTGATCGAGAGGAGGAGAACCAGGAAAAAACCTCAGGAGAGGCGGAATGAGACAATGAGACAGAGAGATGACGACGGACAGCTTTTCCAAACCCGTGCAACTGAACACTTTTCCTCTTTGAACACTGATCACAATTTTCCCATTTTGAGCCTCGTCCCTGCTTCTGTCAAGCGATTTGTGGTCACTCAAACATCCACTTGAATAATTCCTCAAAAGAAAGCGTGAAGCACCCGCCACCCGAAACACGACTTAATGACGTCAGCGGCATTCCGCTATTGCCCTGTCCTTGAACGTCTTCAGCTGACAAGAGGATTTCCCCCAATTTGGCACCCTTCACACAGTTGCGTCGTCCTTAACCCCACCAAGGTTCATTTCAGGAAAGGACCAAAAGGGGAAACCTTGCCCGCCGTGGGTTTAATCTCATTGCCATATGCACTCTGATCTAACACTGTGCctacaaataaacacacaagtGGACATTCACTTGTGAGGTCAAAGGTCTACCGGACTGGATGTTTGCTCACTAATCATGTCTTTCAAAGGGAGGATGAGGCCTTCAACCTTTCTGTCATGACATTTGCGTCAACTAGACAGGCGAGAAACGCTCTCTGCCCAAAGTATTGAAACAGCGGGGTCAGTCTATTAGTCATGGGCGTACTCTGTCATATGATGATGGCTTTCTGGTAGAGAGTCTACGGCAGGGGGTCACCAAGTCCAGTCCTCCAGGGCCCCTATCCAGCCTGattcaacacacct
The Syngnathus typhle isolate RoL2023-S1 ecotype Sweden linkage group LG15, RoL_Styp_1.0, whole genome shotgun sequence DNA segment above includes these coding regions:
- the LOC133168035 gene encoding capZ-interacting protein-like isoform X1; amino-acid sequence: MEEGHGREKEETAPLPSPPSRPSVAELAGRFKVSSPPFASETEAPVRRRAPRSLQLPKSHEDEQERPSGVTSPVKAKRNSALVEKLQANLALSPAALLPLPMSASFRLPPPLFKPPTPTAGSPSSTPTSPGPNFTPLASEEEGPVSFEAPPAAAAEGCLLNVSKSRARHSIRRRPPSRHRAKSGSGAEVGVATEELDIAKSQSNRNTTLGAADVFAHDNRNRSKEGASEEGRTDEQGERQ
- the LOC133168035 gene encoding capZ-interacting protein-like isoform X2 translates to MEEGHGREKEETAPLPSPPSRPSVAELAGRFKVSSPPFASETEAPVRRRAPRSLQLPKSHEDEQERPSGVTSPVKAKRNSALVEKLQANLALSPAALLPLPMSASFRLPPPLFKPPTPTAGSPSSTPTSPGPNFTPLASEEEGPVSFEAPPAAAAEGCLLNVSKVLIDCPLEPSAPLYQATPSFPPPREVR